A portion of the Stigmatella aurantiaca DW4/3-1 genome contains these proteins:
- a CDS encoding immunoglobulin-like domain-containing protein, translating to MSPPSPAQRWQSLTPPSSMDSRGKEFWLTFPGNYGYSTPTLTLFITGEQATTGTVEIPGIGFSRTFEVVPGQATPVTLPGTAQLTASDLVESKGIHVTAGEEIAVYGLNRVKASTDAFLGLPTDILGTDYLALGFKNTGVVNGTQFGLVATEDGTVITITPAAKAGTHEEAVPFSITLGRGQTYQLKSTQSDEADLSGSSIHSNRPIAVFGGHECANIPDGDTYACDHLVEQLPPTTTWGKSFATVPLKSRSNGDTFRFVAAKDGAEVSINGTRVATLGRGQVHQQIIQGMAHISSTQPILVAQYSNSSSYDGVTSDPFMMLIPPYEQFLARYTVTAPPSGFQYNFINVVVPASAVQGFQLDGTPVPEGEFTAIGASGFAGAQLTVSNGAHHLAADLPFGAFMYGFDDYDSYGYAGGMSLAPVAVAARLTVAPEDSSGPIHQEHCLTATLVDQNGQPVNGVRVDWAVEGVHTLAGFGNTDASGQNVFCYEGTLAGADTIAASVGSLSGTGARTWLAPEPTNRPPVALCQNLTLGGACGPVSGSVNQGSYDPDEGDTFSCVQTPSGPYTPGVHTVTLTCTDAAGLSASCQATITVERGTTLGETTLVLNGESHMQLQCGVDVWNDPGATATDMCGNPLAIRKFNSGDDDMDGIPGSQDPDDYGPGPNTSAEGTYSVQYMAIDSKWNVVSAIRQVTVDDTLPPTLTLNGPAEMTVACGNTFVDPSVTANDLCYGDLSAAVVKQGRVQPHTVGTYTLSYSVRDGSYNWATPLTRTVVVEDKQGPVVEPKPVTLWPATGELRTVLLSDCAKASDVCEYWADIQAQGTLTSITSDEPEDAAGDEDGNTKNDILLTGKASALIRAERNTSGNGRVYTLYFTVKDRAGNATRSSCKVQVPVSEQAPAEDDGLGGGYSVP from the coding sequence TTGTCACCGCCCTCCCCCGCGCAGCGCTGGCAATCCCTGACACCCCCCTCCAGCATGGACAGCCGTGGCAAAGAGTTCTGGCTGACATTTCCGGGCAACTACGGCTATTCCACCCCCACGCTGACGCTCTTCATCACCGGTGAGCAGGCCACCACGGGCACGGTGGAGATTCCAGGCATAGGGTTCTCCCGGACCTTCGAGGTCGTCCCAGGCCAGGCCACGCCCGTGACACTTCCCGGGACGGCTCAGCTCACCGCGTCGGATCTCGTGGAGAGCAAGGGCATCCACGTCACGGCCGGTGAGGAGATCGCTGTCTACGGGCTGAACCGTGTCAAAGCCTCCACGGATGCGTTCCTGGGTCTCCCCACGGACATCCTGGGCACGGATTACCTGGCGCTCGGCTTCAAGAACACGGGGGTCGTCAACGGCACGCAGTTTGGCCTGGTGGCCACCGAAGACGGGACGGTCATCACCATCACCCCAGCGGCCAAGGCGGGAACGCACGAGGAGGCGGTGCCCTTCTCCATCACCCTCGGCCGGGGGCAGACTTATCAGTTGAAGAGCACCCAGTCGGACGAAGCCGACCTCTCCGGCTCCTCCATCCACTCCAACCGCCCCATCGCCGTCTTCGGCGGACACGAGTGCGCCAACATCCCTGATGGGGACACCTATGCGTGTGATCACCTCGTCGAGCAGCTCCCGCCGACGACGACCTGGGGCAAGAGCTTCGCCACCGTTCCGCTCAAGAGCCGAAGCAACGGAGACACCTTCCGCTTCGTGGCCGCCAAGGATGGGGCCGAGGTGAGCATCAACGGCACACGCGTGGCCACCCTCGGCCGGGGACAGGTCCACCAGCAGATCATCCAGGGCATGGCGCACATCTCCTCCACCCAGCCCATTCTGGTGGCCCAGTACTCGAACAGCTCCAGCTATGACGGCGTGACGTCCGATCCGTTCATGATGCTCATTCCGCCCTATGAGCAATTCCTGGCCCGCTACACGGTCACCGCGCCCCCGAGCGGCTTCCAATACAACTTCATCAACGTGGTGGTCCCCGCGTCGGCCGTCCAAGGCTTTCAACTCGACGGAACCCCTGTCCCAGAGGGCGAGTTCACCGCCATTGGCGCGAGCGGATTCGCGGGCGCCCAGCTCACGGTGAGCAACGGCGCGCACCACCTGGCGGCCGACTTGCCCTTCGGCGCGTTCATGTATGGTTTTGACGACTATGACTCCTACGGCTACGCGGGGGGCATGTCCCTGGCGCCCGTGGCCGTGGCCGCGCGCCTCACCGTCGCCCCGGAGGACAGCAGTGGCCCGATCCATCAAGAACATTGCCTGACCGCGACCTTGGTCGATCAGAATGGTCAGCCCGTGAATGGGGTCCGCGTGGACTGGGCCGTGGAGGGGGTGCACACGCTCGCGGGCTTCGGCAACACCGACGCCTCCGGGCAAAATGTCTTCTGCTACGAGGGCACGCTGGCGGGCGCCGACACCATCGCCGCCTCCGTGGGCTCGCTCTCCGGCACCGGCGCGCGGACCTGGCTCGCCCCCGAGCCGACCAACCGCCCCCCCGTGGCCCTCTGCCAGAATCTCACGCTGGGCGGCGCCTGCGGGCCGGTGAGCGGGTCGGTGAACCAGGGCTCGTATGATCCCGACGAGGGCGACACCTTCTCCTGTGTCCAGACGCCCAGCGGGCCGTATACACCGGGCGTCCACACCGTCACGCTCACCTGCACCGACGCGGCGGGCCTGTCCGCGTCGTGCCAGGCCACGATCACGGTGGAGCGGGGGACGACCCTGGGTGAAACCACCCTGGTCCTCAACGGCGAGAGCCACATGCAGCTCCAGTGCGGCGTGGATGTCTGGAATGATCCCGGCGCGACCGCCACGGACATGTGCGGCAACCCGCTGGCCATCCGCAAGTTCAACTCCGGGGATGACGACATGGACGGCATTCCGGGCAGCCAGGATCCGGACGACTACGGGCCCGGCCCCAACACGTCCGCCGAGGGCACCTACTCGGTGCAGTACATGGCGATCGACTCGAAGTGGAACGTGGTGAGCGCCATCCGCCAGGTCACGGTGGATGACACCCTGCCCCCCACCCTGACGCTCAATGGCCCGGCGGAGATGACCGTCGCGTGCGGCAACACGTTCGTGGACCCCAGCGTGACCGCCAATGACCTGTGCTACGGCGACCTCTCCGCCGCCGTCGTCAAGCAGGGACGGGTCCAGCCTCACACGGTGGGCACCTACACCCTCAGCTACTCGGTGCGGGATGGCTCGTACAACTGGGCCACGCCCCTGACCCGGACGGTCGTGGTGGAGGACAAGCAGGGCCCAGTCGTGGAGCCCAAGCCCGTCACCCTGTGGCCGGCCACCGGGGAGCTGCGCACGGTGCTGCTGAGCGACTGCGCCAAGGCCAGCGATGTGTGCGAGTACTGGGCGGACATCCAGGCCCAGGGCACCCTCACCTCCATCACCAGCGACGAGCCGGAGGATGCGGCGGGCGACGAGGACGGCAACACCAAGAACGACATCCTCCTCACCGGCAAGGCCTCCGCGCTCATTCGCGCGGAGCGCAACACCTCGGGCAACGGCCGCGTGTACACCCTCTACTTCACCGTGAAGGACCGGGCGGGCAATGCCACCCGCAGCAGCTGCAAGGTGCAGGTGCCCGTGTCCGAGCAGGCTCCCGCCGAGGATGACGGGCTGGGTGGCGGCTACAGCGTGCCGTGA
- a CDS encoding carbohydrate binding domain-containing protein, with protein MTRWRLPLAILLAGLSSAAFAGTATVYYYTPYKGWSSAYLHHDASGTWTAVPGTLMGAACTHWLVKVVTTGTGNTFQATFTDGQNHWDNLNNQSGANYLVPTQGTHQVKNGQLLSNAGNPCSPDTQAPSTPAGLTKGTVTASSVTLSWTASTDNVGVTGYTLHRNGTQVGTSAGTTYTDTGLTAGTSYSYTVKALDAAGNVSSASAALTITTASVGTNQAEIYYYTKTRGWSSVNLHYAPTGGAWTTPPGVAMNEQACTDWVKKTVSLGSATGLAATFNNGSIWDNNGNANYALGTGLITVKDGAVTAQATSPCVTLPPDTTAPSVPSGVSTSVSDTQIQLAWTASTDDRGVVSYEITRTGGSQGTQRLISTITAYSDTGLDARTAYSYTIKAQDAAGNKSAASTAVQATTGDAPPVPAGGQPLGGDIRGDTIYFVMTARFFDGDASNNRGGSMHTKSGNAANNDPMFRGDFKGLIQKLDYIKALGFSAIWITPVVLNRSDYDYHGYHAWDFNKVDPRLESAGASYQELINAAHAKGIKIIQDVVYNHSSRWGAKGLWSAKVYGVRDSQWSWYYDAPVSGFEYNGLAVEPTSGKSYYNGDLWSTAEPAGNTCRNWGVPTGSYSQEGYRIYNCQWPNPTSGMFPSQYFHPCWIGNWEGEDSRSCWIHEDLADFNTESTPVQNFLINTYNKYIDMGVDGFRIDTAVHIPRVTWNRRFLPAARQHAEQSFGAKGKDFFMFGEVGSFVNDKWNRGSVNHSAQFFTWKERKDYTSNDVQAALDQYNYENTLGTGNQPTSTNAFLQGNAYHTPDHSQFSGMSVIDMRMHMNFGEASNAFWNGKDSDDSYNDATYNVVYVDSHDYGPNKSSTRYAGGTDAWAENMSLMWTFRGIPTLYYGSEIEFQQGKPIDCGPTCPLATTGRAYFGDNIEGGVTASDFGAVSSASGKVAETLNKPLVKHLQRLNQIRRRIPALQKGQYSTDGVSGSMAFKRRFTDSATGVDSFALITVSGSATFTGIPNGTYKDAVTGDVKVVSTGSLTASVSGKGNLRVYVLELPGNPAPGKIGSDGPYLKP; from the coding sequence ATGACGCGTTGGAGACTGCCATTGGCCATCCTCCTGGCAGGGCTGAGCTCAGCAGCATTCGCTGGCACCGCCACGGTCTATTATTACACGCCCTACAAAGGCTGGAGTTCCGCCTACCTCCACCATGACGCCAGCGGAACCTGGACTGCCGTCCCGGGGACCCTGATGGGCGCTGCCTGTACGCATTGGTTGGTCAAGGTGGTCACCACCGGCACGGGCAACACCTTCCAAGCCACCTTCACGGATGGACAGAATCACTGGGACAACCTCAACAACCAGTCTGGGGCCAATTACCTCGTTCCCACGCAAGGGACCCATCAGGTCAAGAACGGGCAACTGCTCTCCAACGCGGGCAATCCCTGCTCACCGGATACCCAGGCTCCGTCCACCCCGGCGGGCCTGACGAAGGGCACCGTGACGGCCTCGTCGGTCACCCTCTCCTGGACGGCCTCCACCGACAACGTGGGCGTGACGGGATACACCCTCCACCGCAATGGCACCCAGGTGGGCACCTCGGCCGGAACCACTTATACAGACACCGGCCTGACGGCAGGCACCTCTTACTCCTATACCGTGAAAGCCTTGGACGCGGCCGGCAACGTGTCTTCCGCCAGCGCCGCGCTGACGATCACGACGGCGTCCGTGGGGACGAACCAGGCCGAGATCTACTACTACACCAAGACCCGGGGCTGGAGCTCCGTCAACCTCCACTACGCCCCCACGGGTGGCGCCTGGACCACCCCTCCCGGGGTGGCGATGAATGAGCAGGCCTGCACGGACTGGGTCAAGAAGACGGTCTCCCTCGGCTCGGCCACCGGGCTGGCCGCGACCTTCAACAATGGTTCCATCTGGGACAACAACGGGAACGCGAACTACGCCTTGGGCACCGGGCTGATCACCGTGAAGGACGGTGCCGTCACCGCCCAGGCAACCTCCCCCTGTGTCACCCTTCCCCCCGACACCACGGCCCCATCCGTTCCATCGGGCGTGAGCACCTCGGTGAGCGATACCCAGATCCAACTGGCCTGGACGGCCTCGACGGATGACCGGGGGGTGGTGAGCTATGAAATCACCCGGACCGGCGGATCCCAAGGCACCCAGCGCCTGATCTCCACCATCACGGCCTACAGTGACACCGGCCTGGATGCCCGCACCGCCTACAGCTACACGATCAAGGCCCAGGACGCGGCCGGGAACAAGTCCGCCGCCAGCACCGCCGTCCAGGCCACAACAGGCGATGCGCCCCCCGTGCCCGCCGGCGGCCAACCCCTGGGAGGCGACATTCGCGGCGATACCATCTACTTCGTCATGACCGCGCGGTTCTTCGATGGGGACGCCTCCAACAACCGCGGCGGCAGCATGCACACCAAGTCCGGCAACGCGGCCAACAACGACCCCATGTTCCGGGGTGACTTCAAAGGGCTCATCCAGAAACTGGACTACATCAAGGCCCTGGGCTTCTCCGCCATTTGGATTACCCCGGTGGTGCTGAACCGCTCGGATTATGACTACCACGGCTACCACGCCTGGGATTTCAACAAGGTCGATCCGCGCCTGGAGTCCGCGGGTGCGTCCTACCAAGAGCTGATCAACGCCGCCCACGCCAAGGGCATCAAGATCATCCAGGATGTGGTCTACAACCACTCCAGCCGCTGGGGCGCCAAGGGGCTGTGGTCCGCCAAGGTCTATGGGGTGCGCGACAGCCAGTGGTCCTGGTATTACGACGCGCCCGTCTCCGGCTTCGAGTACAACGGGCTCGCCGTCGAGCCCACCAGTGGCAAGTCCTATTACAACGGCGATCTCTGGTCCACGGCGGAGCCCGCGGGCAACACCTGCCGCAACTGGGGCGTGCCCACGGGCTCGTACAGCCAGGAGGGTTATCGCATCTACAATTGCCAGTGGCCCAACCCCACCTCGGGCATGTTCCCCTCCCAGTACTTCCACCCATGCTGGATTGGCAACTGGGAGGGAGAGGACTCGCGCAGCTGCTGGATTCACGAGGACCTGGCGGACTTCAACACCGAGAGCACGCCGGTGCAGAACTTCCTCATCAACACATACAACAAATACATCGACATGGGGGTGGATGGCTTTCGCATCGACACCGCGGTCCACATTCCGCGCGTCACCTGGAACCGGCGCTTCCTGCCCGCCGCCCGTCAGCACGCCGAGCAGAGCTTCGGGGCCAAGGGCAAGGACTTCTTCATGTTCGGAGAGGTCGGCTCGTTCGTGAACGACAAGTGGAACCGTGGCTCCGTCAACCACTCCGCCCAGTTCTTCACCTGGAAGGAGCGCAAGGACTACACCTCCAATGACGTGCAGGCCGCGCTGGATCAGTACAACTACGAGAACACGTTGGGCACCGGCAACCAGCCCACATCCACCAACGCCTTCCTCCAGGGAAATGCCTATCACACGCCGGACCACAGCCAGTTCTCGGGCATGAGCGTGATTGACATGCGCATGCACATGAACTTCGGAGAGGCCAGCAACGCCTTCTGGAATGGCAAGGATTCGGACGACAGCTACAACGACGCCACCTACAACGTCGTATACGTGGACTCCCACGACTACGGTCCCAACAAGTCCTCGACGCGCTACGCGGGCGGCACCGATGCGTGGGCGGAGAACATGAGCCTGATGTGGACGTTCCGGGGCATTCCGACGCTGTATTACGGTTCGGAGATTGAGTTCCAACAGGGCAAGCCCATCGACTGCGGCCCCACGTGCCCGCTCGCCACCACGGGCCGCGCGTATTTCGGGGACAACATCGAAGGGGGCGTGACCGCCTCGGACTTCGGCGCGGTGTCCAGCGCCTCGGGCAAGGTCGCGGAGACGCTGAACAAGCCGCTGGTGAAACACCTCCAGCGGCTCAACCAGATCCGCCGCCGCATTCCCGCGCTCCAGAAGGGCCAGTACTCGACCGACGGCGTCTCGGGCAGCATGGCCTTCAAGCGGCGCTTCACGGACTCCGCCACGGGCGTGGACAGCTTCGCCCTGATCACCGTTTCCGGAAGCGCCACCTTCACGGGCATCCCCAATGGCACCTACAAGGATGCCGTGACCGGAGACGTGAAGGTGGTGAGCACTGGCTCACTGACCGCCAGCGTGTCGGGCAAGGGAAACCTCCGGGTCTATGTGTTGGAACTCCCAGGCAACCCCGCCCCCGGGAAAATTGGCAGTGATGGACCTTATCTGAAGCCGTAA
- a CDS encoding serine/threonine protein kinase: MGNIESTQPACSSKFFPQKRFSVSQPSLPPDALWPGTDVGAWRLLGRAGCGTYGAVYRAARSGSEPLEHVALKLSLYPGDERFEREAELLSRVHHPAVPRLRERGEWVGGPGIKPYPYLVMDWVEGVSLYHWARSTRPTTRQLFRVLAQLGHALQATHDAGCLHRDVKGDNVLVGPDGRLTLVDFGCGTYPGASPLTEGPLAPGTRPYRSPQALRHQRSYWRHVTPYEAYPADDVYAMGVTAYRMVTGVYPPLSIEKAVRPTPHQLNPHVRPELSVLIERMLSESPRKRGSAGGLAYALEAAAVNAGPEADVPFVVTEQVRTQYALSPTHRGVPSRWRELARLSPGVAAVAAYVMLYFFTMRGTHHPAWMLPGGPGPEDARMTGMADTAIDASTLLSFSQWTRRTLAPLPVVAYDMPSKPLKGQKRPPCTRRGETEINGGCWVLLALELPCKDGGYEWKGRCYMPMGADERPDSSRYP; this comes from the coding sequence ATGGGTAACATAGAATCGACCCAACCTGCCTGTTCTTCCAAATTCTTCCCACAAAAGAGGTTTTCCGTGTCACAGCCCTCCCTCCCTCCTGACGCGCTCTGGCCTGGAACCGATGTTGGCGCATGGCGGCTGCTCGGCCGCGCCGGTTGTGGCACCTACGGGGCCGTCTACCGGGCCGCGCGAAGCGGGTCGGAGCCCCTGGAACACGTGGCCCTCAAACTGTCGCTCTACCCGGGGGATGAGCGTTTCGAGCGCGAGGCGGAGCTGCTGAGCCGCGTGCACCACCCCGCCGTGCCGCGCCTGCGCGAGCGCGGAGAGTGGGTGGGGGGGCCCGGGATCAAGCCCTATCCGTACCTCGTCATGGACTGGGTGGAGGGAGTCTCGCTCTACCACTGGGCCCGTTCCACCCGCCCGACGACCCGCCAGCTCTTCCGGGTCCTCGCGCAGCTCGGCCACGCCCTTCAAGCCACGCACGACGCGGGATGCCTCCACCGGGATGTGAAAGGCGACAACGTGCTGGTGGGGCCCGATGGCAGGCTCACCCTCGTCGACTTCGGCTGCGGCACGTATCCGGGAGCTTCCCCGCTCACCGAAGGGCCCCTGGCCCCCGGAACGCGGCCCTACCGGAGCCCGCAGGCCTTGCGGCATCAGCGCTCCTACTGGCGCCATGTCACCCCCTACGAGGCCTACCCCGCGGATGACGTCTATGCCATGGGCGTCACGGCGTATCGGATGGTGACCGGCGTGTATCCCCCCCTGTCGATCGAGAAAGCAGTCCGGCCTACCCCCCATCAGCTCAATCCGCATGTGCGCCCGGAGCTCTCGGTGCTCATTGAGCGGATGCTGTCGGAGTCTCCCCGGAAGCGGGGAAGCGCGGGGGGCCTGGCCTACGCCCTGGAAGCCGCGGCCGTGAACGCAGGGCCCGAGGCGGATGTTCCCTTTGTCGTCACCGAGCAGGTCCGGACGCAGTACGCTCTTTCCCCCACCCACCGGGGAGTGCCTTCCCGCTGGAGAGAGCTGGCACGGCTCAGCCCGGGTGTCGCCGCCGTGGCCGCCTATGTGATGCTCTACTTCTTCACGATGCGAGGAACACACCACCCAGCGTGGATGCTCCCAGGAGGCCCGGGACCCGAGGACGCACGGATGACGGGGATGGCGGACACCGCGATCGATGCATCCACTCTCCTCTCCTTCTCCCAGTGGACGCGCCGCACACTCGCCCCGCTCCCCGTCGTGGCCTATGACATGCCCTCCAAGCCCCTCAAGGGGCAGAAGCGGCCTCCCTGCACGAGACGTGGAGAGACAGAGATCAACGGTGGGTGCTGGGTCCTCCTGGCTTTGGAATTGCCCTGCAAGGATGGCGGATACGAGTGGAAGGGCAGGTGTTACATGCCCATGGGCGCCGACGAGCGGCCGGACAGCTCGCGCTACCCTTGA
- a CDS encoding SAM-dependent methyltransferase: MDYSFVADHFKFLFTRFLPEVINHSQEQDIRIGRAHYDRGNDFFGAFLGPRMVYTSGFFLSPGDSLEAAQDQKIQLVCEKLQLKKGERLLDIGCGWGTLVAFAARDYGVDATGITVAEKGAEFANAQIAREGVSGSARVKVLDYRDIPKERYQKISCLEMAEHVGVRKFGRFMEQVYGLLDDDGLFFLQIAGLRAKNGLLGFHFEDLVWGLFMNKYIFPGADASMPLSFVVENLEKAGFEIHSVENIGIHYSLTIARWYDNWMANRAEVVKTYGEWWFRLWQVFLAWSVEIAAQGSSTAFQLVANKNLNRFDRRRWIGATNLGERDLTGKKSP, from the coding sequence GTGGACTACAGCTTCGTGGCGGACCACTTCAAATTTCTCTTCACCCGTTTCCTGCCCGAGGTGATCAACCACTCGCAAGAGCAGGACATCCGGATTGGCCGCGCCCACTACGATCGCGGCAATGACTTCTTCGGCGCCTTCCTCGGGCCGCGCATGGTGTACACGTCCGGCTTTTTCCTCTCTCCTGGAGACTCGCTCGAGGCGGCGCAGGATCAGAAGATCCAACTCGTCTGCGAGAAGCTCCAGCTGAAGAAGGGGGAGCGGCTGCTGGACATTGGCTGCGGCTGGGGAACCCTGGTGGCGTTCGCCGCGCGCGACTACGGCGTGGATGCCACGGGCATCACCGTGGCGGAGAAGGGGGCTGAGTTCGCCAATGCCCAGATCGCCCGCGAGGGCGTGTCAGGCTCTGCCCGCGTCAAGGTGCTCGACTACCGGGACATTCCCAAGGAGCGCTACCAGAAGATCTCCTGCCTGGAGATGGCCGAGCACGTGGGAGTGCGCAAGTTCGGGCGCTTCATGGAGCAGGTGTACGGGCTGCTCGACGACGACGGGCTCTTCTTCCTCCAGATTGCCGGTCTGCGGGCGAAGAACGGCCTGCTGGGGTTCCACTTCGAGGATCTGGTCTGGGGCTTGTTCATGAACAAGTACATCTTCCCCGGTGCGGATGCCTCCATGCCGCTCAGCTTCGTGGTGGAGAACCTGGAGAAGGCAGGTTTCGAGATCCACTCGGTGGAGAACATCGGCATCCACTACTCGCTGACGATCGCGCGTTGGTACGACAACTGGATGGCGAACCGGGCCGAGGTGGTGAAGACCTACGGGGAGTGGTGGTTCCGGTTGTGGCAGGTGTTCCTGGCCTGGTCGGTGGAGATCGCCGCGCAGGGCAGCTCCACGGCGTTCCAACTGGTGGCCAACAAGAACCTCAACCGGTTCGACCGTCGGCGCTGGATCGGCGCCACCAACCTCGGCGAGAGGGATCTCACGGGCAAGAAGTCCCCGTGA
- a CDS encoding SDR family NAD(P)-dependent oxidoreductase, which produces MATIVLFGASRGLGAALSAGLPRPGDTVWCISRSEPPPHRADQVHRRWIHADLADPRQMDTVVRHLGTTPIDVLLYNAGVWESVDFPQVSDTEIQHIVNVNLTSLLLAAKRLMPHLIAAPAAKVILIGSTCGLENEGGTSVAYAATKFGMRGAAHALREVLRPHGVAVTCLSPGSMATDVTWEEGPDAALKRHGQKRIPVHDVIHLLRCLMELSPAACIKEIDMPALLDTDV; this is translated from the coding sequence GTGGCCACCATCGTCCTCTTTGGAGCCAGCCGCGGGCTGGGGGCAGCCCTCAGCGCGGGACTCCCCAGGCCCGGAGACACGGTCTGGTGTATTTCCCGCAGTGAACCGCCCCCTCACCGGGCGGATCAAGTCCACCGCCGCTGGATCCACGCCGACCTCGCGGATCCCCGTCAGATGGACACCGTGGTCCGCCACCTCGGGACCACGCCCATCGATGTGCTCCTCTACAACGCCGGTGTCTGGGAGAGCGTGGATTTCCCGCAAGTCTCCGATACCGAGATCCAACACATCGTGAATGTCAACCTGACCTCACTGCTCCTGGCGGCCAAACGGCTCATGCCCCACCTGATCGCCGCCCCGGCCGCCAAGGTCATCCTGATCGGCTCCACCTGTGGCCTCGAAAACGAGGGGGGCACGTCCGTGGCCTATGCGGCCACCAAGTTCGGGATGAGGGGCGCGGCCCATGCCCTCCGCGAGGTGTTGCGGCCTCACGGTGTCGCCGTCACCTGTCTGTCCCCCGGCTCCATGGCCACGGACGTGACGTGGGAAGAGGGCCCGGATGCGGCCCTGAAACGCCACGGCCAGAAGCGCATCCCCGTGCACGACGTCATCCACCTCTTGCGATGTTTGATGGAGCTGTCGCCCGCGGCCTGCATCAAGGAGATCGACATGCCCGCGCTGCTGGACACCGACGTCTGA
- a CDS encoding S9 family peptidase, translating into MATTDFEGASFSPDEKKILFSSNGSGIFNAYSVPVKGGTPTPLTQSKTDSTFAVSYFPKDERILYTRDQGGNENSHLYVRGLDGKEKDLTPGDNLKALFAGWKEDDGSAFYVLSNERDARFFDLYKYGAKTYERTLLYQNEGNYMVAGISRDEKWIALGKAQTTADSDIYLYDVAKKEHKHITAHEGIANHSVSEFDPDSTALYFLTDEGSEFSRVVRYVLATGKQEEVERANWDILYTSFSKKGTYRVTAINEDGHTVIRLHNMKAGKQVVLPQIPEGGITSVSFAPSEKRMAFYHVGDRSPSNLYVYEFATGKATRLTHALNPEIDPEDLVDTQVVRFKSFDGLEIPNILFKPHQATPENKSPAIVWVHGGPGGQTRKSYSAMLQYLTNHGYVVLGINNRGSSGYGKTFFTADDQKHGREPLRDCVEAKKYLASLPYVDGSRIGIAGGSYGGYMALAALAFHPDTFNVGVDIFGVSNWLRTLQGMPADWEAFRAALYQEMGDPVKQEQMLKDISPLFHAAKIQKPLLVIQGANDPRVLQAESDDIVAAVKKNNVPVEYVVFPDEGHGFTKTKNEVEAGSRMLQFLDRYLKGSSPAPAN; encoded by the coding sequence ATGGCGACCACCGACTTCGAGGGTGCCTCCTTCTCCCCGGATGAGAAGAAGATCCTCTTTTCGTCGAACGGGAGCGGCATCTTCAACGCCTACAGCGTGCCGGTGAAGGGAGGCACGCCCACGCCCCTCACACAGTCCAAGACGGACTCCACCTTCGCCGTGTCCTATTTCCCCAAGGACGAGCGCATCCTTTACACGCGGGATCAGGGCGGCAACGAAAACAGCCACCTCTACGTGCGCGGGCTGGACGGAAAGGAGAAGGATCTCACGCCTGGAGACAACCTCAAGGCCCTGTTCGCCGGCTGGAAGGAGGATGACGGCTCGGCCTTCTATGTCCTCTCCAACGAGCGCGACGCTCGCTTCTTCGATCTCTACAAGTACGGCGCGAAGACGTACGAGCGCACCTTGCTCTACCAGAATGAGGGCAACTACATGGTGGCTGGCATCTCGCGAGACGAGAAGTGGATTGCTCTTGGCAAGGCGCAGACCACGGCCGACAGCGACATCTACCTCTATGATGTGGCGAAGAAAGAGCACAAGCACATCACCGCGCATGAGGGCATTGCCAACCACTCGGTTTCCGAGTTCGATCCAGATTCCACTGCGCTCTACTTCCTGACCGATGAAGGTTCGGAGTTCAGCCGGGTGGTCCGTTACGTGTTGGCCACGGGCAAGCAGGAGGAGGTGGAGCGCGCCAACTGGGACATCCTGTACACGTCCTTCTCCAAGAAGGGCACGTACCGTGTGACCGCGATCAACGAGGATGGGCACACCGTCATCCGGCTGCACAACATGAAGGCTGGCAAGCAGGTGGTGCTGCCGCAGATTCCCGAGGGCGGCATCACCTCGGTGTCCTTCGCGCCCAGCGAGAAGCGCATGGCCTTCTACCATGTGGGGGACCGCTCCCCGAGCAACCTCTATGTTTATGAGTTCGCCACGGGCAAGGCCACGCGCCTGACCCATGCGCTGAACCCAGAGATCGACCCGGAGGACCTCGTCGACACCCAGGTGGTGCGCTTCAAGTCCTTCGATGGGTTGGAGATCCCCAACATTCTGTTCAAGCCGCACCAGGCCACGCCGGAGAACAAGTCACCTGCCATCGTCTGGGTGCATGGTGGCCCGGGCGGGCAGACGCGCAAGAGCTATTCGGCCATGCTCCAGTACCTGACGAACCACGGCTACGTGGTGCTGGGCATCAACAACCGCGGCAGCTCTGGGTACGGAAAGACGTTCTTCACCGCGGACGACCAGAAGCACGGCCGGGAGCCGCTGCGCGACTGTGTCGAGGCCAAGAAGTACCTGGCCAGCCTGCCGTACGTGGATGGCAGCCGCATCGGCATCGCGGGCGGCAGCTACGGGGGCTACATGGCGCTGGCGGCGCTGGCCTTCCACCCAGACACCTTCAACGTCGGGGTGGATATCTTTGGCGTCTCCAACTGGCTGCGCACGCTTCAGGGCATGCCCGCCGACTGGGAGGCTTTCCGCGCAGCGCTCTACCAGGAGATGGGAGATCCGGTGAAGCAGGAGCAGATGCTGAAGGACATCTCCCCGCTCTTTCATGCGGCGAAGATCCAGAAGCCGCTGCTCGTCATCCAGGGCGCCAATGATCCGCGTGTCCTCCAGGCCGAATCAGATGACATCGTCGCGGCGGTGAAGAAGAACAACGTCCCCGTCGAGTACGTGGTCTTCCCCGACGAGGGCCACGGCTTCACCAAGACGAAGAACGAGGTGGAGGCGGGCTCGCGGATGCTCCAGTTCCTGGACCGGTACTTGAAGGGGTCCAGCCCCGCTCCGGCGAATTGA